In Rhodamnia argentea isolate NSW1041297 chromosome 5, ASM2092103v1, whole genome shotgun sequence, the DNA window AGTTCGATTCATGTCATAAATTAGACATTGTTTGATATTGTTTTTCTAATGCCATAAGCAATTGGAAGCTTCTATCTTTATTGACTTTAAAAGCAACCAAGTTTGGGTATAAATACCAAGTAATCTTCATGTTTTAGAACTAGACATTGAGATTTCCTAATCCAAACTACCAGCTTTGCGCAGTCCAGGCAATGAATTTCATCCAAACTAGCCCAACATGCGACCCGATTCGCTGCTATTTGTGCCGTATAGGATAAACTCTAAGCCCGATCCAAGTTTTTCGCTGGACCCAAGAGTTGTGAAAACCAATTCTCAGCAATACATTCACGCTCGGCTGGACACTAAAAAACAGAGAGTAGTTGGTAAAATAAAGTCATCCCTGAACATACAGTGTTTCGAATCAAGAACTCAAGAGGACTTCTTATGCAGCGAGGGATCAGATATGACCCGGGGTTCAAAGTCCAGCTTCAAATACCGAGCGAGCATGTTAGTTGATGTTGGGTTATATGGATGGGTGGGTCGCCCAAGATGGACTAACCCAGCCCAATACCCAGTTGGAAAAACTGCCAAAGGCAAGTTATCTTCTAGGAACATAATAAAAGAACGCTACCACGTTATTTCCGGAGTTTGTCGTTTAAGACATTCTTTCAAcaaagaacagagaaaagaagaacgACGACTCCTCTCTCGCCCAAGTGATCCGGTGGTGGTTGGGTTCAGGACCAAGGCAGGCCCGATCTCCCACCCATCGGGGTCTCACCGTGGCCTATCCGATCAGGTGATGGGAGGGTGGGGGACCGAAGCTGGTCCGATTTCCCGCCCGTCGCGGAAAAAGTCCAACCCAAGTCCTAGTGCAGCCGGAAAAACTGGGTGGACCCAGTGGGATTGGTTGTGCCTTTGTGTCCATGCTCGCCTTGGTATGCCGAAGTGTGATTGCTCGGGTATAATAGTTGGAGAAAGTTTTAAGACCACCGAAAAACTGTATTAAAACTGTCTTACTAGACAACGTGGCGGTTTTTTATTGGATGTTGAAATAAGTGCGTCCCATTCAATGAACAAAAGACTGTCACGCCACTCAATTGGAGGATTAGCAAGATTTCTTTAAGATGTCTAGTATTGCTCATAGTTCGAGATATCCATGATGTATTCGCTAGGATTATGACTTTTGGGGGACACGTACGGTCCTTTTTAGTCGCGAGTCTTTATTTGTCAGATTTGAATTTCTCGAATAATTTCTATGGttgtttttattcattttttgcatatATTCATATATCATACCTAGATCATGCCTTTTGTGGTGGAAAACATAAACGGAGTTCAGTTAAGTCCATCATCgtgaaaaagaacacaaaaataTCTCGTGCTATCAAAATGTCAGTCTAGTGATGTTAAAGTTTTGAGACATGCTTAACACCCGATCTTGTCAACAATTCTGTTTACAcctaacaaaaatttcaaaattacgatGAAATCTCACATATAGTTGACCCTCTTTGCAGGGAGCTTTTGGTTCTTACTAGGTGACAAAGCAATGTGGAGCATCATTTTTGAACCTGTGCGTAGCTTCGTAAATTTCACTCTCCAGACATGTTGCTCTTTCTATTTATCCAATAATCCAAAGAACGAAAAAGTTTGGATCGTGGTTTATGTCGACAGCATCAATGACACTTTCAGGTAGATAGTTCATGCTTAGGTAGATAGATTAATCGAACACAAGTTAATTTACATGATTGAGTTACCATCCAATTCGTGTCAATACCGGGGATCAACATTTGTGATTGCAAATATTTGAATCAAGAAGTGATACTATAGATTTGGAAAGAAGTCGTTCTTCTGAaggtttctcattttatttacaATCCAAATCGTCAAACAATGGAACACACATATATACAGACATAACGTGTGCCGCAGTCCAGAAAGTAAACATTATTTTGATACAGTCATCCCTAAATGTACATTATTGTGAATCAAGAACTTAAGAGGACTTCTTATGCAGCAAGGGATCAGATATGACCTGTGGTTCAAAGTCCGACTTCAAATACTGAGCGAGCATATCAGCGTAGAGCTCGTACCGAGAAGTCATTCTGAATCCCCACTTGTCTTTCAGCTGCCTGCAGAGGTTGAGATCCATGTCCGAGATCAGCAATCCATCTCTGTGACGGGATAGTGATGGCGTGCACGAAGCATCTGGAGCTGAAAAATGACTGGATCCATAGAAGTGCCCGAAATCTGCGTGCTGTGGCTTCCCGTCGCCTGATGTGAACGGATTGGGAAATGTTTCTGTTCCTATCCGATTAATTGATCCAACAAAATAACTATTGGCAATGGCAGCATTTCGGGCCTGCAAATTGATTTTACAATTAAACATGGTTAACTGAGGCGATAATCAAGTCAGTTCATTTGAATCTACAATTATTTGATAAGCTCCAACTTTGTGCAATGAGACTTTAAGTTGTTTTCTTactattttcaattctttttccttcttgtgaagtaaaaaaaaaaaggtcatggTAACCTTTGTGCCAGTAAGCATAACACAGAAGTTCCAGAAATCTATCAAAAAAGGAACAATGACCAATATAAATTCATAGCACAAGTTCAATGAATCAAACATAGGATAGGGATTTGTAAATACCTCAATCTGCCACATTGGCTCGCTAAGTTCACCAACGGTTGCGGAAGGGTTGAACACAATCTCTGCACCATTCAAGCCAAATGCTAACCAATTCAAAGGATGGTGTCTCCCATAACAAATATTGACAGCGATCTTTCCAAAAGCAGTCTCAAACACAGGATGCCCAGTATTTCCTTCCATATAGTAGGTACTTTCATTGAAGTCTCCAACCCTGGGGATGTGGTTCTGCGAAATGCGATCATCAAACTTAAAAATATCACAAGTTCAAAGGGATACATCGAACATAGGGCCCGCAACAATTACACTGACCTTTCGATGCTTGCCTATAATATTGCCATGATTGCCTATAATAACAGCAGTATTCCAGATAGTCTCCCCATGGTTCACATCCCTCTCAATAATAGGATTAACAATGACCATGTTATACTTTTTTGCTAGATCCTGAAGAAACCTTGTTGATTCTCCATCAACAGGCTCAGCGAATTCACACCACCTCTTCTCTCTTGTACAAAAGGCAAATGGCATCATCCATGCttcctaaatttaaattatttagttCATTAGTGGAACTTcagtctttcaagtccaaaaggagAAACCAAAAAGCGTATAGCTCAGGCTTCATGGCATGACTAACCTGCAAGCATAATATGTTCACTCCGGAAGCACCTGCAGCATCTATCATTGGTTTTACTTTCTGATGGATAGCCCTCTTTTGATCCACAAAGGAAGCAGTTGTGGGAAGAACTATAGAGTTTTGGATAATCCCAACTCTGACAACTCGTGGTTCTCTTAATAACTCCTTGTCTGCCATAAAGCGAAATGcctgaaagaaaatcagaataaattgatcaaaGATTCCACAAAACTGGTCAGAATATATCAAAACCAAAGGATCCTGCCAAGACAGTAATGGCTTTCAATAAAAGTAAACAACTACCGAATAGCGACTGCCACAAAGAATATGAAAGAGCACTCTCCTTAGCTTCCTTAATAGCAAGTTTAATCAACTAGAACAATTTGACTACATCAAAGTTTGCATGTTTCTCTATCCATTGACTCACAAGCTCCATAGAATCCCAACATAGTACAAGACTATAAAAGTCACACTTTCTCGTACCTTCCATCTCATGGAAAAATTCAGAACCAAGAATTTATGCTAAAACAGATTTGAGAAGAACTCATTTCCAGGACTATGCCTATGCTCTGCACGACCTCCCTAATGATAAGGTCTCGATATTGCCAAAGGAAATCTGGACCAGACATTGGCAATTCGTTgcttttaaacaaatatttcccCAGTTAGGACCATATGTATGAATCCCAGTGACATAATATTATTCGGTCCATGCTCTTTTATCTATCACAGACATGAAAGATTACTGAGTTATAAACACAAGCTACCTATGCCCCTTTGGAAAGAGAACAAGGAGCACACATTGGAAGATCTTTGCTCATGTTCCTCAGAGAACTTCCAAACATTTGTTGGCCTCAACTCCTATTTGCAGGCCTGAGCAATGCTGGAGGAACTTGCTTCAGAGGCTATTGGGGTGGCATTGGATTAAGGCAATCATAAATTGAGTATTTGTTGGGTGGAGTTAAGGAACTTTGTCTTCCATGGTTGCCAAAAGGAACATAAGGCATTGAAACCAATTGCCCTGGATACTTTCAGTTTTCAGATGATGTGACTTATATATTTCCATCTATTTTTTCTATGCTAGCTCACGGAGGAGATAAGTATGCCAAAAAGCATTTTCAGTCCTCTCAGGGTGTTCAGTCATCTCACCCatgacaagcaagtatttcCTATGCACACACTCAGATTCCCCATATGCCCCAAGCAGGAATGTGCTGAGAAGACAAGTTTCATACTATCTACAAAACCGTTTTACATGAGGAATCTATTTGACTTATAGTGagtctttatcaaactccaacgAAATGCTATTGAAGTACATGAAACAGTGCAGACTAGTGTGACCAGGACTCTTAGCAACAGCATTTAAATTGCCACATCCAATAAGCAGCACGAAAACAGAAAACACAGGATCACCTGTACGTCAAAATTACATTCAGATGAGAGAGCTTTTGCAGAATCTGCCAGAGGAACAGCTTCAAGAATTCTTCCACAATTCAATCCAATAAGTAAACGACTGACTTCCTGAAATCAATATCATCAAGATTTAACAACAAAGTAAGATTGCATCACAATGGAATGACATGCTTTGAGTTTTTGCTACTTTAGCAAGAAGAAAGGGACCGATTGCTGAGTCATTTCAATtgtctcaacaaatattttcatgggcagTTGATCCGTGTCAATTTAAAATCCATTTGGACTTGAAATTACTTGATCAAATCCAGCTCTCTCTAATAAGACTTTTAAGCTGTCTATCCTTACATTttgtagtaattttttttttttttgtacttaaaATAGTGGACAGTCATGCGATTCGGGAGGCCACGTGCATGAAAAGTAAAGGAATAACACACCACAATCCCTAAGATCCACCTTTACGACAGAAGTCCAGCTCCTACTAGTAAATGATATGTCTACATATGCAGACCCGTGAGATGCAGGACAGATCAAACATCCTCCTAGATTGACTGATGGCATCAATATTCATCTAAACAGCAAAGCATATGCAACTTGTGCAATTTCCATAACTTTAATTGTAAAAAGCGAGCAGAGAGACAACATAAACCGAGCAGAACAAAATTCTACTATCCGACCAcatcatttttgtgtatttcatTCCAAGATTTTACTACAACAATCCTTCTCGATGCAGCCTTTGCTTTCCTGATTAGCACCAATTCCAAATCTGTAGATGCTATCATCATCAGGCTCAGAGAAAAGCACCAGTGCCAGAATATCTTCCACAAAACGAACTTCGTCGTTTTTGATTCCGCAGATTTCACGAAATcaacttcatttccttaatAAACTCAGGTGAAAATCCAATCGAAGAATAACACTCCAGAAATACACGCCAAGTCAATCGGATCAACAGCGACAAGGATTCAAATCGACCGGATACTGCTCCGCGAG includes these proteins:
- the LOC125315173 gene encoding beta-ureidopropionase-like, which produces METTRNGQAKEEAAAARDGSICGYESLDRLLSDSLSPQVFQEVSRLLIGLNCGRILEAVPLADSAKALSSECNFDVQAFRFMADKELLREPRVVRVGIIQNSIVLPTTASFVDQKRAIHQKVKPMIDAAGASGVNILCLQEAWMMPFAFCTREKRWCEFAEPVDGESTRFLQDLAKKYNMVIVNPIIERDVNHGETIWNTAVIIGNHGNIIGKHRKNHIPRVGDFNESTYYMEGNTGHPVFETAFGKIAVNICYGRHHPLNWLAFGLNGAEIVFNPSATVGELSEPMWQIEARNAAIANSYFVGSINRIGTETFPNPFTSGDGKPQHADFGHFYGSSHFSAPDASCTPSLSRHRDGLLISDMDLNLCRQLKDKWGFRMTSRYELYADMLAQYLKSDFEPQVISDPLLHKKSS